A single window of Halotalea alkalilenta DNA harbors:
- a CDS encoding vWA domain-containing protein, whose product MSVACAVGWRRWALGAGIAAMGALATPLAGADVRMVVDVSGSMHQSDPDNVRSSALKLLIELLPASERAGIWTFGTEVANPLPLAPIDPAWRSRALELLPRLLDYQQHTDLESALDAALAPEGDPARRVVLFTDGRVDLPAGGDKVRRDAESRQRLVEQAPSLAAQDVTIDTIGLTDLADTALLRQLAQPTGGLASEAEGSRELMRSFLGVLGRVVDRDQLPFEGDRFSVDPGVERITVLVFHGRSGVAVSPVLVTPDGRRFGSGDVGEQAPVSRWVVDRFFDLVTIEQPTAGEWRIDGDLDPGSRVFADGGLRLSGVAPPATLYQYADVPIEAWLEGAAPSSEQAPRLQARLIDGDDQLIIQRPLNAEADGRYRAVLPGSSLDASRRGDARVVISAEGDGFSREREWSVAIAPAIEANLAPDQRSIELRPMDPRLDPGSTQIEATLLGEPLEVREQNGRWQVLLPPADSLPSQRAEVEIHARFDADGTPREITLPPVVINPESAIGLAGARLDDAPVEAERMEQQPRAEVEAAEPFDWTPQAIWTELERRAPQWGAQAQRLVFEPWVWLLAALIVLLWALFAWRERRRRIRRRRRAEPSVGPDGREPRL is encoded by the coding sequence GTGAGCGTCGCCTGCGCGGTGGGCTGGCGTCGCTGGGCGCTGGGCGCCGGGATCGCCGCAATGGGGGCGCTGGCCACTCCGCTGGCCGGGGCCGACGTGCGCATGGTGGTCGACGTCTCTGGCAGCATGCACCAGAGCGACCCGGACAATGTGCGCTCCAGCGCGCTCAAGCTGCTGATCGAACTGCTCCCCGCATCCGAGCGCGCTGGCATCTGGACCTTCGGTACCGAGGTCGCCAATCCGCTGCCGCTGGCGCCGATCGATCCGGCCTGGCGCTCGCGGGCGCTGGAGCTTTTGCCGAGGCTGCTCGACTACCAGCAGCATACCGACCTCGAATCCGCCCTCGACGCGGCCCTCGCGCCCGAGGGCGATCCTGCCCGCAGGGTGGTGCTGTTCACCGATGGTCGGGTCGACCTGCCGGCGGGCGGCGACAAAGTGCGGCGCGATGCCGAGTCGCGCCAGCGGCTGGTCGAGCAGGCGCCGTCGCTCGCAGCGCAAGATGTGACCATCGATACCATCGGCCTCACTGACCTGGCCGATACAGCGCTGCTGCGCCAGCTCGCCCAGCCCACCGGCGGGCTCGCCTCCGAGGCGGAGGGGTCGCGCGAGCTGATGCGCTCGTTCCTCGGTGTGCTCGGTCGAGTGGTCGATCGTGACCAGCTGCCGTTCGAGGGGGATCGCTTCAGCGTCGACCCCGGGGTCGAGCGGATCACCGTGCTGGTGTTCCACGGCCGCAGCGGCGTCGCGGTCTCCCCGGTGCTGGTGACGCCTGATGGCCGCCGCTTCGGCAGCGGCGATGTGGGCGAACAGGCGCCGGTCTCGCGCTGGGTGGTCGATCGTTTCTTCGATCTGGTCACTATCGAGCAGCCGACGGCGGGGGAGTGGCGTATCGATGGCGACCTTGACCCCGGTAGCCGGGTGTTCGCCGATGGTGGGCTGCGGCTGAGTGGGGTCGCGCCGCCGGCGACGCTCTATCAGTATGCCGATGTGCCGATCGAGGCCTGGCTTGAGGGGGCTGCACCCTCAAGCGAGCAAGCGCCGCGGCTGCAGGCGAGGCTGATCGACGGCGACGACCAGCTGATCATCCAGCGGCCGCTGAACGCTGAAGCCGACGGTCGCTACCGCGCGGTGCTGCCCGGTTCGTCGCTCGATGCCAGCCGGCGCGGCGATGCGAGGGTGGTGATCAGCGCCGAGGGCGATGGCTTCTCTCGCGAGCGTGAGTGGAGCGTGGCGATCGCACCGGCGATCGAGGCCAATCTGGCGCCGGACCAGCGCAGCATCGAGCTGCGGCCGATGGATCCACGGCTCGACCCCGGTTCGACGCAGATCGAGGCGACGCTGCTTGGCGAGCCGCTGGAGGTGCGCGAGCAGAACGGTCGTTGGCAGGTGTTGCTGCCGCCGGCGGACTCGCTGCCGAGCCAGCGCGCCGAGGTGGAGATTCACGCGCGTTTCGATGCCGATGGCACGCCGCGCGAGATCACCCTGCCGCCGGTGGTGATCAATCCAGAATCGGCGATCGGGCTCGCGGGTGCCCGGCTCGACGATGCGCCGGTGGAAGCCGAGCGAATGGAGCAGCAGCCGCGAGCGGAAGTCGAGGCCGCCGAGCCGTTCGACTGGACCCCTCAGGCGATCTGGACCGAGCTCGAGCGTCGTGCGCCACAGTGGGGCGCGCAGGCGCAGCGGCTGGTGTTCGAACCCTGGGTATGGCTGTTGGCGGCGCTCATCGTGCTGCTGTGGGCGCTGTTCGCCTGGCGCGAGCGACGCAGAAGAATCAGGCGCCGCCGCCGTGCCGAGCCCAGCGTCGGCCCCGATGGGCGCGAACCGAGGCTCTAG
- a CDS encoding S9 family peptidase, with protein MKTQSPPGSLPSSSETLSPSRRFHRDDDPLWHWLEDRDRPEVKAFLEAANAESDAWMAPLEPLVERLYQGHLARRELAVEGLRTALDRYVYWSDTAADADHPVWRRHPIGAEHKVEVILDLQSLSQRQSYVELGDIALSPDEQWLAWTIDAQGDEYFELYLRHLPAGEPVRIAQGIGAELVWAEDDRTLLFTRFDATQRPATVWRLDREAGEEQLVFEEPDVEFWVGLGKTRSRRWLIIETASKDTSESHLLPADRPGASLLCPRERESGVEYSLEHRPGTFYVLHNRVSSHFQLDIAAELTPGDWQPWIAPREETTLEGVDAFSWGVVLTERDHQEAQVHLRVIDLAPGDPATSLRSALEGHAPEQIRLDDWVTLAETPSSLSLEDVPDFDARVLRLREESFVTPPRWVALDLDSTERTLLKQQRVHGDLRPEQLVCRRLWATSFDGERVPVSVVMRRDLAEQGDQLPTLLYGYGAYGTVLDPWFSISRLELLDRGIAFAVAHVRGGGDRGEPWYLAGKLEHKQNSFRDFLAARNALVEAGISDPERIAAYGASAGGLLVGASLNLDPRAFCAAILDVPFVDVLRTMENPDLPLTTAEYLEWGNPFDPDVRRRLQAYSPLDNLDALPYPPMFLQGSWHDSRVPYWEPAKLYARLSAFGTARGPVLLRTDMTAGHGGASGRFDAWRDSARQDAFLLWAFGLAEAQPLPPSTDAGA; from the coding sequence ATGAAAACACAGTCACCCCCGGGTTCCCTCCCCTCCAGCAGCGAAACACTTTCTCCGAGCCGCCGTTTCCATCGCGACGACGACCCACTGTGGCACTGGCTGGAGGATCGCGATAGACCCGAGGTGAAGGCCTTCCTCGAGGCCGCCAACGCCGAGAGCGACGCCTGGATGGCACCGCTCGAACCGCTGGTGGAACGACTCTACCAGGGTCATCTGGCCCGCCGCGAGCTGGCGGTCGAAGGACTGCGCACCGCGCTGGATCGCTACGTCTACTGGAGCGACACCGCAGCCGACGCCGACCATCCGGTATGGCGTCGACATCCGATCGGCGCGGAGCACAAGGTGGAGGTGATCCTCGACCTGCAGTCGCTGTCCCAGCGCCAGTCCTACGTCGAACTCGGCGACATCGCGCTCTCCCCCGACGAACAATGGCTGGCCTGGACCATCGATGCACAGGGCGATGAATACTTCGAACTCTATCTGCGCCATCTGCCCGCGGGAGAACCGGTACGCATCGCCCAAGGCATCGGTGCGGAGCTGGTCTGGGCGGAGGACGACCGCACCCTGCTGTTCACCCGATTCGACGCCACCCAGCGACCGGCCACCGTATGGCGGCTCGACCGCGAGGCCGGCGAGGAGCAGCTGGTGTTCGAGGAGCCGGACGTCGAGTTCTGGGTCGGGCTCGGCAAGACCCGCTCGCGGCGCTGGCTGATCATCGAGACGGCCTCCAAGGACACTTCCGAGAGCCATCTGCTGCCCGCCGATCGCCCCGGCGCGTCACTGCTCTGCCCCCGAGAGCGGGAGTCCGGAGTCGAATACAGCCTCGAACACCGCCCCGGGACCTTCTACGTCCTCCATAACCGTGTCTCGAGCCACTTCCAGCTCGACATCGCCGCCGAGCTGACGCCCGGCGACTGGCAGCCGTGGATCGCGCCACGCGAGGAGACCACCCTGGAGGGCGTCGATGCTTTCTCCTGGGGCGTGGTGCTGACCGAGCGTGACCATCAGGAAGCCCAGGTACACCTCAGGGTGATCGATCTGGCACCGGGCGATCCAGCGACCTCGCTGAGATCCGCACTCGAGGGTCACGCCCCCGAGCAGATCAGGCTCGACGACTGGGTCACCCTGGCCGAAACGCCGTCGAGCCTGTCGCTCGAAGACGTACCGGACTTCGACGCCCGGGTACTGAGGCTGCGCGAGGAGTCATTCGTCACCCCGCCTCGCTGGGTGGCGCTCGATCTGGACAGCACCGAGCGTACCCTGCTCAAGCAGCAGCGGGTGCATGGCGACCTGCGCCCCGAGCAGCTGGTCTGCCGTCGCCTGTGGGCGACCTCGTTCGATGGTGAGCGCGTACCGGTATCGGTGGTCATGCGCCGCGACCTCGCCGAGCAGGGTGACCAGCTTCCGACCCTGCTCTACGGCTACGGTGCCTACGGCACGGTACTCGACCCCTGGTTCTCGATCTCCCGGCTCGAGCTGCTCGATCGCGGAATCGCTTTCGCCGTCGCCCACGTGCGTGGCGGCGGCGATCGCGGCGAGCCCTGGTATCTCGCCGGCAAGCTCGAACACAAGCAGAACAGCTTTCGCGACTTCCTCGCCGCCCGTAACGCGCTGGTCGAGGCCGGGATCAGCGACCCCGAGCGGATCGCCGCCTATGGCGCCAGCGCAGGCGGGCTGCTGGTCGGCGCAAGCCTCAATCTCGACCCGCGGGCATTCTGCGCCGCGATCCTCGACGTGCCGTTCGTCGACGTGCTGCGCACCATGGAGAATCCCGACCTGCCGCTGACCACCGCCGAATACCTCGAATGGGGCAACCCGTTCGATCCCGACGTACGCCGTCGCCTGCAGGCCTATTCACCGCTCGACAACCTCGATGCCCTGCCCTACCCGCCGATGTTCCTCCAGGGCAGCTGGCACGACTCGCGGGTGCCCTACTGGGAGCCGGCCAAGCTCTATGCCCGCCTGTCGGCGTTCGGCACCGCACGTGGCCCAGTGCTGCTGCGCACCGATATGACCGCCGGCCACGGCGGCGCCTCGGGGCGCTTCGACGCCTGGCGCGACAGCGCCCGCCAGGATGCCTTCCTGCTCTGGGCGTTCGGCCTCGCCGAAGCGCAGCCGCTGCCCCCGTCCACCGACGCCGGGGCTTGA
- a CDS encoding transglutaminase family protein has product MIYQLRHTTRYDYAATVTLCHSEARMLPRALPWQHCEPSEISIVPTPATRVQREDPFGNQLLYFSLEEPHVALEVSVATRLESGPRPAPVDSRLGWRESLALPPLSDPEALAVRMMTLDSAFVRRSQALADYARPSFREGGSALEGVLDLNRRVFEEFTYDPGFTTVATPLDEVLRSRRGVCQDFAHLMIGCLRSLGFAARYVSGYLETMPPPGEPRLIGADASHAWLAVYLPGSGWIELDPTNGSLPSEQHLINAWGRDYADVAPLKGVMSGGGEQRLTVAVDVEPLEP; this is encoded by the coding sequence ATGATCTACCAGCTTCGCCACACCACGCGCTACGACTATGCCGCCACCGTCACGCTGTGCCACAGCGAAGCCCGGATGCTGCCCCGCGCGCTGCCTTGGCAGCATTGCGAGCCCTCCGAGATATCGATCGTACCCACCCCGGCCACCCGGGTGCAGCGAGAGGATCCCTTCGGCAACCAGCTGCTCTACTTCTCACTCGAGGAGCCCCATGTGGCGCTCGAAGTGTCGGTCGCGACGCGCCTGGAGAGCGGCCCCCGCCCGGCACCGGTGGACAGCCGTCTGGGCTGGCGGGAGTCACTCGCCCTGCCGCCGCTCAGCGATCCCGAAGCGCTGGCGGTGCGGATGATGACGCTGGACTCGGCGTTCGTGCGCCGCTCGCAGGCGCTTGCCGACTATGCAAGGCCAAGCTTTCGCGAGGGAGGGAGCGCGCTCGAGGGGGTGCTCGATCTCAACCGCCGGGTATTCGAGGAGTTCACTTATGATCCCGGTTTCACCACCGTGGCTACCCCGCTCGATGAAGTGCTGCGCAGCCGTCGCGGTGTCTGCCAGGACTTCGCTCATCTGATGATCGGCTGCTTGCGCTCGCTCGGTTTCGCCGCCCGCTACGTCAGCGGCTATCTCGAGACCATGCCGCCTCCGGGGGAGCCGCGCCTGATCGGCGCCGACGCCTCGCACGCCTGGCTTGCGGTGTACCTCCCCGGCAGCGGCTGGATCGAGCTCGACCCGACCAACGGCAGCCTGCCGTCCGAGCAGCACTTGATCAATGCCTGGGGCCGCGACTATGCCGATGTGGCGCCGCTCAAGGGAGTGATGAGCGGCGGCGGGGAGCAGCGGCTCACCGTCGCCGTCGACGTCGAGCCGCTCGAGCCCTGA
- a CDS encoding circularly permuted type 2 ATP-grasp protein, whose product MNQETITLTPMPSGVLSALLAGYRSAGGFDSLLGDSGELRPHWHALLENFARLGLDGICQRGLEAQRLLHENGVTFNGRALGSAARSWRVDPLPLVIDRHEWPLLEAGLAQRARLLDALLRDLYGEQRTLREGLIPAEALFQQGWWLPPCQYSFDTERAALFSLGVDLVRDREGRWRVIADRVQSQAGSGYALENRIVLARSMPNLYRDAPLRRLAGALADEHRALVSLAPQHREHPNVVLLTAGPGSDGYLEHAYLASYLNLPLVESLDLVVRDQRVWMRTLGGLKPVDVILRRMSDVWCDPLELRADSVIGVAGLAQAARAGNVRLANPIGSCVLEHPVLEPYWQTLCERLLGEPLLLEGPQGWWCGAPDALERTLDELPGLILRSFEPGAAPVHAARLDVHELARLRQRIIAHPDEFVAQRPLAAASGPVFDAEHKRLVPKPLSLRMFCSLDSSTADGSLEEVVYRVMPGGLAWVGEPGHPSVNSEVVKDVWVLADSPQPHVSQLRQASEPLLVTRDGIDLPSRVADSLFWLGRYGERLDNRARLLREGLVRLLEQDQSSVADPSLDGLLEALELEPLEALAQGEQRFGLIRARLMSLFSPDTPDGLTTLARAVHRNSQAVRDHLGDDAWRVLNNVGEEFERCTSASVGRRACERTVPELAAFFGLCNETMPHHYGWRLMDIGRFIERCQNTLALLRLALVETEHTGAAAWEMVLATTDNFTAYRRRYRSELHPSAILDLLLFDEGNPRSVGYMLKRLRRQIDHLPQPSSAPYRSSEQRLVIRAATTLQLADVAALAGLPHSPSAREALSALLDALLDPLGELSEAVSNSHFAHVETPRQLLEMQVQP is encoded by the coding sequence ATGAACCAGGAAACGATCACTTTGACCCCCATGCCGAGCGGTGTGCTCTCAGCGCTGCTGGCCGGCTATCGCAGCGCCGGTGGCTTCGACAGCCTGCTCGGCGATAGCGGCGAGCTGCGCCCGCACTGGCACGCGCTGCTGGAGAACTTCGCCCGTCTCGGCCTCGACGGCATCTGCCAGCGCGGTCTCGAGGCGCAGCGGCTGCTGCACGAGAACGGCGTGACCTTCAACGGCCGTGCGCTCGGCAGCGCCGCGCGCAGCTGGCGCGTGGACCCGCTGCCCTTGGTGATAGACAGGCACGAGTGGCCACTGCTCGAGGCCGGGCTTGCCCAGCGCGCCCGGCTGCTCGATGCGCTGCTGCGCGATCTCTACGGCGAGCAGCGTACGCTGCGCGAGGGGCTGATCCCCGCCGAGGCGCTGTTCCAGCAGGGCTGGTGGCTGCCGCCCTGCCAGTACTCCTTCGATACCGAACGCGCAGCGCTGTTCTCGCTCGGAGTCGATCTTGTCCGCGACCGCGAAGGCCGCTGGCGGGTGATCGCCGACCGTGTGCAATCGCAGGCCGGCAGCGGTTACGCGCTGGAAAACCGTATCGTGCTCGCCCGCTCGATGCCGAATCTCTATCGCGACGCGCCGCTGCGCCGGCTCGCCGGAGCGCTCGCCGACGAGCACCGCGCGCTGGTCTCGCTCGCCCCTCAGCATCGCGAACATCCCAACGTGGTGCTGCTCACCGCCGGGCCCGGCAGCGACGGCTATCTCGAGCACGCATACCTCGCCAGCTATCTCAACCTGCCGCTGGTCGAGAGCCTCGATCTGGTGGTGCGCGACCAGCGGGTGTGGATGCGCACCCTCGGCGGGCTCAAGCCGGTCGACGTGATCCTGCGCCGGATGTCCGACGTCTGGTGCGATCCGCTGGAGCTTCGCGCCGACTCGGTGATCGGCGTCGCCGGGCTTGCGCAGGCGGCGCGCGCGGGCAACGTGCGCCTGGCCAATCCGATCGGCAGCTGCGTGCTCGAGCATCCGGTGCTCGAGCCCTACTGGCAGACGCTTTGCGAGCGGCTGCTCGGCGAGCCGCTGCTGCTGGAAGGCCCCCAGGGCTGGTGGTGCGGTGCGCCGGATGCGCTCGAGCGCACCCTGGACGAGCTGCCCGGGCTGATCCTGCGCAGCTTCGAACCCGGCGCCGCGCCGGTGCATGCCGCTCGGCTCGACGTCCATGAGCTTGCGCGGCTGCGCCAGCGAATCATCGCCCACCCCGATGAATTCGTCGCCCAGCGTCCGCTGGCTGCCGCCAGTGGGCCGGTGTTCGACGCCGAACACAAACGGCTGGTGCCGAAACCGCTGTCGCTGCGGATGTTCTGTTCGTTGGACTCCAGCACCGCCGACGGGAGCCTCGAGGAGGTCGTCTATCGGGTGATGCCCGGCGGGCTCGCCTGGGTGGGTGAGCCCGGCCATCCCTCGGTGAACAGCGAAGTGGTCAAGGACGTCTGGGTGCTGGCCGATTCGCCGCAGCCCCACGTCAGCCAGCTGCGCCAGGCCAGCGAGCCGCTGCTGGTGACCCGCGATGGCATCGATCTGCCCAGCCGGGTCGCCGACAGCCTGTTCTGGCTCGGCCGCTATGGCGAGCGTCTGGACAATCGCGCGAGGCTCCTGCGCGAGGGGCTGGTGAGGCTGCTCGAGCAGGATCAGTCGAGCGTCGCCGATCCCAGCCTCGACGGACTGCTGGAGGCGCTCGAGCTCGAGCCGCTCGAGGCCCTGGCCCAAGGCGAGCAGCGTTTCGGCCTGATCCGCGCACGCTTGATGAGCCTCTTCTCCCCCGACACGCCCGACGGGCTGACCACGCTGGCCAGAGCGGTGCATCGCAATTCCCAGGCGGTGCGCGACCACCTCGGCGACGACGCTTGGCGGGTGCTCAACAACGTCGGCGAGGAGTTCGAGCGCTGCACCAGCGCGAGTGTCGGCCGCCGCGCCTGCGAGCGCACGGTCCCCGAGCTCGCCGCTTTCTTCGGCCTGTGCAACGAGACCATGCCGCACCACTACGGCTGGCGATTGATGGACATCGGCCGCTTCATCGAACGCTGCCAGAACACTTTAGCGCTGCTGCGCCTTGCGCTGGTCGAGACCGAGCACACCGGGGCCGCGGCTTGGGAGATGGTGCTCGCGACCACCGACAATTTCACCGCCTACCGGCGACGCTATCGCAGCGAGCTGCACCCCAGTGCGATCCTCGACCTGCTGCTGTTCGACGAGGGCAACCCGCGCTCGGTGGGCTACATGCTCAAACGGCTGCGCCGCCAGATCGACCATCTGCCGCAGCCGTCGAGCGCGCCCTATCGCTCCAGCGAACAGCGCCTGGTGATCCGTGCCGCCACCACGCTGCAACTCGCCGACGTGGCGGCGCTGGCGGGGCTGCCGCATTCGCCGAGCGCTCGCGAGGCGCTCAGCGCGCTGTTGGATGCGCTGCTCGATCCGCTCGGCGAGCTCTCCGAGGCGGTCAGCAACAGCCACTTCGCCCATGTCGAAACCCCTCGGCAGCTGCTCGAGATGCAGGTGCAGCCATGA
- a CDS encoding transglutaminase family protein — MSIRVAVHHATEYRFDRPVALSPHLIRLRPAPHCRTPIEAFSLKIEGGEHFINWQQDPFGNLVARVVFPEPLSRLSVAVEVIAPMTVINPFDFFVEPYAERFPFEYSAALAKELAPYLELDEGGERLDAWLAEVAKEADSSVNFLVALNQRLSQDIAYLVRMEPGVQAAEETLEKGSGSCRDSAWLLVQIFRRLGLASRFVSGYLVQLVADLEALDGPSGTTHDFTDLHAWTEVFVPGAGWIGLDPTSGLLAGEGHIPLAATPEPSSAAPITGLSEPCEVEFDFAMRVERIEERPRVTKPFDEDQWQAVDQLGKRVDAALKAGDVRLTMGGEPTFVSIDDMDGDEWNTAALGPTKRRFSVSLLKRLRERFASGGLFHYQQGKWYPSEPLPRWALACYWRRDGVPVWRDPALLDDDAVERDYGPQQARQFADTLCEQLGIDAVHLIPAYEDVYYYLWRERTLPVDFDPRDVDLDDDAERRRLGQLLERGLGEVVGYALPLRAEGRGWRSGAWLLRRDHLLLVPGDSPMGLRLPLDALPLKSWEDPRQPVASFAPRGPLPDPHQEIVARLVALARGQQQPASDALRGEAGRHVTARAGAKGEGTDTGALLDAVQDLNRAAAESIPTSLCVEPRDGHLYVFLPPLESLEAYLGLIAAVERTCAELGMPVFVEGYPPPSDPRLAKFMITPDPGVIEVNIMPSASWPELVDTTTALFDEARQCRLGAEKFMLDGRHSGTGGGHHITLGGATPADSPFLRRPSLLSSMVTFWQHHPCLSYLFSGLFIGPTSQAPRVDEARHDSLYELEVALSQVPDDEVTQPWLVDRLFRHLLTDLTGNTHRAEFCIDKLYSPDSDTGRLGLLELRAFEMPPHPRMSLLQALLVRALVARFWRAPYSAPLVRWGSALNDRWMLPHFLWNDLLEVLGDLRRHGFDFDPSWFESFLEFRFPLHGEFNTDTLSVELRQALEPWHVLGEEASSGGTARYVDSSVERLQVKVQGFVDGRYVLTCNGRRVPLAPTSRSGEAVAGVRYRAWQPPSALHPRIPVHAPLVFDLVDTWNQRSVGACTYHVVDPAGRNYERFPINANEAQARRLARFERQGHTQGKINVPAETPSLELPLTLDLRRGT; from the coding sequence ATGTCCATACGCGTCGCTGTGCACCACGCCACCGAATATCGCTTCGATCGCCCGGTCGCGCTCTCTCCCCACCTGATCCGGCTGCGCCCGGCGCCGCACTGTCGCACGCCGATAGAAGCGTTCTCGCTCAAGATCGAAGGTGGCGAGCACTTCATCAACTGGCAGCAGGACCCCTTCGGCAACCTGGTGGCACGGGTGGTGTTCCCCGAACCGCTCTCACGGCTTTCGGTGGCGGTCGAAGTGATCGCCCCGATGACCGTGATCAATCCATTCGACTTCTTCGTCGAACCCTACGCAGAGCGTTTTCCGTTCGAGTATTCGGCGGCATTGGCCAAGGAGCTGGCGCCCTATCTCGAACTCGACGAGGGCGGGGAGAGACTCGACGCCTGGCTCGCCGAGGTGGCGAAGGAGGCGGATTCATCGGTCAATTTCCTGGTCGCGCTCAACCAGCGCTTGAGCCAGGACATCGCCTACCTGGTGCGGATGGAGCCCGGTGTCCAGGCCGCCGAGGAGACCCTCGAGAAAGGCAGTGGTTCATGCCGCGACAGTGCCTGGCTGCTGGTGCAGATCTTTCGCCGGCTGGGGCTGGCTTCGCGCTTCGTCTCGGGTTACCTGGTCCAGCTGGTCGCCGATCTCGAGGCGCTCGACGGGCCCTCCGGTACGACCCACGATTTCACCGATCTTCACGCCTGGACCGAGGTGTTCGTGCCCGGTGCCGGCTGGATCGGGCTCGACCCGACCTCGGGGCTGCTCGCCGGCGAAGGACATATCCCACTGGCGGCGACACCGGAGCCGAGCAGCGCGGCGCCGATCACCGGGCTCAGCGAGCCGTGCGAGGTCGAATTCGACTTCGCCATGCGCGTCGAGCGGATCGAGGAGCGTCCCCGGGTCACCAAACCGTTCGATGAGGACCAGTGGCAGGCGGTCGACCAGCTCGGCAAACGTGTCGACGCGGCGTTGAAGGCGGGCGACGTACGCCTGACCATGGGCGGCGAGCCGACCTTCGTCTCGATCGACGACATGGATGGCGACGAGTGGAACACAGCGGCGCTGGGGCCGACCAAGCGCAGGTTCTCGGTGTCGCTGCTCAAGCGGCTGCGCGAGCGTTTCGCCTCGGGCGGACTGTTCCATTACCAGCAAGGCAAGTGGTACCCCAGCGAGCCGCTGCCGCGCTGGGCCCTGGCCTGCTACTGGCGCCGCGATGGCGTGCCGGTATGGCGCGACCCCGCGCTGCTCGACGACGACGCGGTCGAGCGCGACTACGGGCCGCAGCAGGCGCGCCAGTTCGCCGACACCCTCTGCGAGCAGCTCGGCATCGATGCGGTGCACCTGATTCCCGCCTATGAGGACGTTTATTACTACCTTTGGCGTGAACGTACCTTGCCGGTGGACTTCGACCCGCGCGACGTCGATCTCGACGACGACGCTGAGCGTCGTCGTCTCGGCCAGCTGCTCGAGCGCGGCTTGGGCGAGGTGGTCGGCTATGCCTTGCCGCTGCGCGCCGAAGGACGAGGCTGGCGCAGCGGCGCCTGGCTGCTGCGCCGCGACCATCTGCTGTTGGTGCCGGGTGACTCGCCGATGGGGCTGCGCCTGCCGCTCGACGCGCTGCCGTTGAAGAGCTGGGAGGATCCGCGCCAGCCGGTGGCCAGCTTCGCCCCGCGCGGACCGCTGCCGGATCCCCACCAAGAGATCGTCGCGCGCCTGGTTGCGCTGGCGCGCGGCCAGCAGCAGCCGGCGAGCGATGCGCTGCGTGGCGAGGCCGGCAGGCACGTCACCGCCCGCGCCGGTGCGAAAGGCGAGGGCACCGACACCGGAGCGCTGCTCGACGCGGTCCAGGACCTCAACCGCGCCGCGGCGGAATCGATACCGACCAGCCTCTGCGTCGAGCCGCGGGATGGCCATCTCTACGTCTTCCTGCCGCCGCTCGAGTCGCTCGAGGCATATCTCGGACTGATCGCCGCGGTCGAGCGCACCTGCGCCGAGCTCGGCATGCCGGTATTCGTCGAGGGCTACCCGCCGCCCTCCGACCCGCGGTTGGCGAAATTCATGATCACTCCTGATCCGGGGGTGATCGAGGTCAACATCATGCCGTCGGCGAGCTGGCCCGAACTCGTCGATACCACCACCGCGCTGTTCGACGAGGCCCGGCAGTGCCGGCTCGGTGCGGAGAAGTTCATGCTCGATGGGCGTCACTCCGGCACCGGCGGCGGCCATCACATCACCCTGGGCGGCGCGACGCCTGCGGACTCGCCGTTCCTGCGCCGGCCCTCGCTGCTCTCCAGCATGGTCACCTTCTGGCAGCATCACCCCTGTCTTTCGTATCTCTTCTCCGGCCTGTTCATCGGGCCGACCAGCCAGGCGCCGAGGGTAGATGAGGCGCGCCACGATTCGCTCTACGAGCTCGAAGTCGCGCTCTCCCAGGTGCCGGACGACGAGGTGACCCAGCCCTGGCTGGTCGACCGACTGTTCCGCCACCTGCTCACCGATTTGACCGGCAATACCCACCGCGCCGAGTTCTGCATCGACAAGCTCTACTCCCCCGACAGCGATACCGGTCGACTCGGGCTGCTCGAGCTGCGCGCCTTCGAGATGCCGCCTCATCCACGGATGTCGCTGCTCCAGGCGCTGCTGGTGCGCGCGCTGGTCGCGCGCTTCTGGCGCGCGCCCTATAGCGCACCGCTGGTGCGCTGGGGCAGTGCGCTGAACGATCGCTGGATGCTGCCGCATTTCCTCTGGAACGATCTGCTCGAGGTGCTCGGCGACCTGCGCCGCCACGGCTTCGACTTCGACCCGAGCTGGTTCGAGAGCTTCCTCGAGTTCCGCTTCCCGCTGCATGGTGAATTCAACACCGACACCCTGAGCGTCGAGCTGCGCCAGGCGCTGGAGCCCTGGCATGTGCTCGGCGAGGAGGCGAGCTCTGGCGGCACTGCGCGCTACGTCGACTCATCGGTCGAGCGCTTGCAGGTCAAGGTCCAGGGCTTCGTCGATGGCCGCTACGTGCTCACCTGCAACGGCCGGCGGGTACCGCTGGCGCCGACCTCGCGCAGCGGTGAAGCGGTCGCAGGGGTGCGCTATCGGGCCTGGCAGCCACCCTCGGCGCTGCATCCGCGGATTCCCGTCCATGCGCCGCTGGTGTTCGACCTGGTCGACACCTGGAACCAGCGCTCGGTGGGTGCTTGTACCTATCACGTCGTCGATCCGGCGGGGCGCAACTACGAGCGATTCCCGATCAATGCCAATGAGGCGCAGGCCCGCAGGCTGGCGCGCTTCGAGCGGCAAGGGCATACTCAGGGCAAAATCAATGTGCCCGCCGAGACACCGAGTCTCGAGCTGCCGCTGACGCTGGATCTGCGTCGCGGCACCTGA